The DNA window AAGCTCGAAGTCACCTCGGCCGAGGGCGATGCCGACAAGGTAATGCTGTGGATCGCCAGGGATACACGCCGGCCGATTAAAACCGTCGCCACTTTGCCCCAACTGGGCGGAGGCACACTCACATCGGAGCTGGCGAAATAAAGTACGGGCGGCCAAAGGAGGCCGCCCGCGTTTTCCCACTCGGTCGAGTCTGTCGGAATGCGAGGGGACGCGAGCCGAAAAAACAGGCGTTGAACCCGCGAAGCGGGCGACTCGAATCTAGCCTGGCGTGAGCGCAAGCGAACCCCAGGATCGGGAGGCAGCCAAAAATAATTTCCCCCAAGCCCGCCAAGCGGGCGGCCCGATCTAGCCTGGGGTGAAGCGCGAGTGAACCCCAGGCATGCGCCGGAGGATGGCGAAGGCGCCGTCTCATTCACGCGTCCGGACGGTTGAAGGGATGGAATCACCGTCCCGGCGCAGAGGATAATAAGGCTCTTCGTGGTGGATGGTGCGCCGGGACGGTGAATGCTACGTCACTTATCGCTTATGCGCCCCGTCGCGCTGACCCCCCGGTGGGACTTTCGGGCACGACGGTCCGCTTCAGTTCCTCTTTGAGCACCTCGACGGCTTTCTCCAGTTGCGCGTCGCGGCCTTTGAGGAAATCTTCCGGCGTGTTATCCACGTAGACATCGGGCGGCACGCCGTAATTTTCCAGATTGTAGCCTTTGACGTTCCACAATCCGGTGCCCGGCGTGCGAATTTGCGAGCCGTCCATCAGGCGATAGGAGCCCGTGCCGATCACGGCTCCGTAGGTTGTCGTGCCCACGATCTTGCCCAGGCCGAGCGTGCGGAACCCGTCGGGGAAGACTTCGGCATCGCTGGTGGAACGCTCATTCTGCATGACCACCATCGGCCCGAAGAAGGCCCGCTGCGGCCGCGTCAGCACCACGGAATCCCGCTGGCGCGTGTATTGATACTGCCGCTGCTGGAGGATCTGCAGCAACTCTTGATCAATACCGCCGCCGGGATTGAACCGCTGATCAATGATGAGCGCCTTCTTGAACCGGTTCTCGATCAGATCGCGGATGAACCGTGCGAGCGACGGCTGGTTCATCTGGCGAATGTGGAGATAGCCGATCTCGCCTTGAGAGAGCTTATCAACGAGAGCCTTTCGTTCGGCCACCCACTTCTCGTAGACGAGCGTCGTGTAGGCTCCGCCGCTGACGGGTTCGACTTTGGTCTTCCACGCCCCTTCGAACGTGGGCTTGGAGTTGACGGTGAACTCGAACTTCCGCCCCGGCACGGAGTTGTAGTACTTCCAGTAGTTGTCGCCCGCCTTGAGCGGTTGGTCGTCAATGGCCAGGATGTAATCGCCCACGCTGATCTTGACATAGTCTTTGTCGGCGGGGCCGTTCTTGTAGATGTAGCTGACGCGGTAATAACCCGACGGATCGGGCACGATCTCGAATCCGGGATAGCGCGTCTGGATGCGCGGTTGATCATCGCCGCCGGGCCCCTGGCCGCCGCTGATGCCGGTGTGCGAGGCATTCAGCTCGCCGATCATCTGACTGACGACGTTATGCATCTCCTCCTGATCGCCGACATAGTCCATCAGCGGCTCGTAGATGGTCTTCATCTTGGCCCAGTCCACGCCGTGCATGTTGGGATCATAGAAGCGATTCTTCATCACGCGCCAGCTTTCGTTGAAGACCTGTTTCCACTCGGCGCGGTGATCCACTTCGACGCGAGCTGTGAAGGTGAGTCGCCGTCGTTCGGCGGATCGTCCGGCTGCGGGTCCGCCGGGCGCGGGAGCTTGCGCCTGCGCGTCGCCGCCTCCGGGGCCGCCGACGCTCACGGCGTAGATGCCATTGCCCTGCATGAAGTAGAGCGTGCGGCCATCGCGGGAGAATTGCAGCGATCGCAGACCGCCACCGAATCCGCCGAATCCCGGCGGCGGCCCATCCTCACCTTCGCTCGGCGGCTGAATTTGCGTTATGCGCGTCAGGCGCTGCCCATCTTCCTGAATCGTGTAGATGGACGACGTCGGGCGACCGTCATCGGTGCTCACGGCCACGAAGGCAATCAGACGACTGTCGGGAGAGGGAACGGCCGTTGTGATATTGTCGCTCAGCCGCGTGAGCTGGCGGATCCGGCGGTCGAGTCCGTCCCAGTCAATCTTCACTTCGACGCGCTGCGGCTCGCCGCCCCCTGGAGGGCCGAACCGCGGGCGGCCTGTCCGCTCGGCGGCCACCGCTTCTTCTTCGGTATCAATGTCTCGTTCGGTGGGACTGCGCTCTTCCTTCTGGAGCGAGACGATGTAAACCTGCGCCACGTTCTGTCGCACGGTGGCGCTCCCTCCCTGTACGAATCCGGCCAGGAAGATGAGCTTCTTGCCGTCGGGAGTCCACTGGGCTCCGGATTCGCTGAAGGTGTTCTCGTTGCCGATATGGCGCTCCTGTCCGCCCGTTGATGGGATCACGTAGACGTGAGGCCGCAGATCGCGATCGAGTTTCGTGTAAGAGATCCACTGGCCGTCGGGCGAAAACTGTGGGTTCTGAATGTTCGAGACATCGCTCTCGGCGATGACCTGCGTCCGACCGCTCTCGATTTCCACCCGATAGAGCTTATGATCCGAGGCCGAATAGACGAGCGACTTGGAATCCGGCGCCCAGGCAATCGCTACCTTCTCGGTATCGGAATCCGACAGCTTCTTGAGCGTCTTTCCCAGTTCGTCGGTGATCCAGACCTCATCGCGGCCCGACCGATCCGACACGAAGGCGATCCACTTGCCGTCGGGAGACCATTCGGGATCTCTGTCGCGGAAGTAGGACTCGGTCACCCGTTGAATATCGCCGCGTTCGGTGGCGATGGTGAACAGTTCTCCATGTGTGGAGATCACGGCCCGCCGCGTCGTCGGCGAAAGATCGTAGCTGTCGGCTTCGTTTTGGATGGTGAGGGTTTCGATGTAATTCTCCTTGTCATCGGAAGCGATGGTGATTTTGATCTCGCTCGTTCGGCCCGTCGCCAGATCGAGCTTCCAGATGCCGAAATTCTCCTCATAGACGATGACGCGCCGGTCGCTGGAAATCGAAGGGAAAAAGAGGCTCCCGCTCGTATGACGGGTGACCTGAACGGGCTTGCCGCCGCGCTCGGAGATCTTCCAGATGTTGTTGACGCTCTTGAGGACGTCGGGGCTGCCCGGTTTGATGTTCTTCTCGTTGGGCAGAATGTCGGCGACAAAGTAAATTTCGCCGTTTTGTCCGTACATCGGCCAGAAGTAGTTGCCCTTGTAATCATCATCGCCCAGGCGGACGAATTTCTTGGAAGCCACATCCATCACCCAGAGGTCGGCGGCGTAGGACCCGCGATAGTGTTTGCGCCACCAGACCATCGGGTGGCGATTGAAGGCGAACTTCTTGCCATCGGGCGAATAGCTTCCCCAGTAGCCCCAATCGGTGGGAATGCGCTCTTCGAGCCCTCCTTCGAGCGGAACTTCGTAGAGGCTGGGGATGCCGGGGAAGACGCCGTCGTTGCGCGAGGCTTGAAAGATGATCTTCTTGCCGTCGGGCGTCCAGCCGACGACCGTGTCATTGCCGGTGTGGAAGGTGAGCTGTTTGGGCTGACCCCCTTGAGCCGGCATGACGAAGACATCGTAGTTGCCGTAGCGATTCGAGGAAAAAGCGATCCATTTCCCATCGGGAGAGAATCGCGGGTAGACATCGCGGGCGCGATGGACGGTCAGGCGCTGGACGCCGGTGCCGTCCTCGTTGGCCACCCAGATGTCACCCAGATAGCTGAAAGCGACCTTCCCGTTGTGATAGGTCGGATGGCGCAAGAGTTTCGTCTGCGCCGCCGCCATGACGGGAAGAAACAGAAGCAGGGAGAGTATCAGAAAAACTCGTCTGATCTTCATTGCTTTACCTCCTTCAGGTTGACGAGTCGCACCATGTGTGTTCCGAGCGTTACTACGGCACGTTGAAGCCGATGGTTACAGCTCCGAAAGCCTCCACGATCTCCGACCGGGGTCATTGCCCCTGCCTCCCGGCGGACATATAATGATCGGCCCCGGTTGTTACACGCATTCAGTCAAGAGGGAGGAGAACCGATGCGCGCTGTGAAAAAGAGGGTCTTTGGGCACGTTCATCTGAGATTGGCCATCGCGGCGATCATTTTGACGGCGGGCGCTCCGCTTCAGGCGCAACAGCCCGTGCCGCCTCTAGAACGACTTCGCGCCAATATCGAGCGCATCACCCGCAGCATCAACGCGACCTGGGGCATTTATATCAAGTGCCTGGAGACGGGGGAGGAGATCGCCCTCAATGCCGATCAGGTCATGGAGACGATGAGCGTGATCAAAATCCCCCTGATGGTCGAAGTCTTTCGTCAGGTGGAAGCGGGGAAATTGTCTCTCGATGATCGCTACACGCTCCAGAACAAGGATAAGCGACCGGGCACGGGCGTGTTGCGCAGCCTCGATGAAGGGGCGAGTCTCACCCTTCGGGATCTGATCACGCTCATGAACATCGTCAGCGATAACACGGCGACCGATGTCCTGTTGGAGAAAGTCGGCGGGGCGGAGTCGGTCAACGCCCTCATGCGCAGCTACGGACTCACGACGATTCGCGCCACCGGTCCCACCGAGAC is part of the Blastocatellia bacterium genome and encodes:
- a CDS encoding S41 family peptidase; amino-acid sequence: MKIRRVFLILSLLLFLPVMAAAQTKLLRHPTYHNGKVAFSYLGDIWVANEDGTGVQRLTVHRARDVYPRFSPDGKWIAFSSNRYGNYDVFVMPAQGGQPKQLTFHTGNDTVVGWTPDGKKIIFQASRNDGVFPGIPSLYEVPLEGGLEERIPTDWGYWGSYSPDGKKFAFNRHPMVWWRKHYRGSYAADLWVMDVASKKFVRLGDDDYKGNYFWPMYGQNGEIYFVADILPNEKNIKPGSPDVLKSVNNIWKISERGGKPVQVTRHTSGSLFFPSISSDRRVIVYEENFGIWKLDLATGRTSEIKITIASDDKENYIETLTIQNEADSYDLSPTTRRAVISTHGELFTIATERGDIQRVTESYFRDRDPEWSPDGKWIAFVSDRSGRDEVWITDELGKTLKKLSDSDTEKVAIAWAPDSKSLVYSASDHKLYRVEIESGRTQVIAESDVSNIQNPQFSPDGQWISYTKLDRDLRPHVYVIPSTGGQERHIGNENTFSESGAQWTPDGKKLIFLAGFVQGGSATVRQNVAQVYIVSLQKEERSPTERDIDTEEEAVAAERTGRPRFGPPGGGEPQRVEVKIDWDGLDRRIRQLTRLSDNITTAVPSPDSRLIAFVAVSTDDGRPTSSIYTIQEDGQRLTRITQIQPPSEGEDGPPPGFGGFGGGLRSLQFSRDGRTLYFMQGNGIYAVSVGGPGGGDAQAQAPAPGGPAAGRSAERRRLTFTARVEVDHRAEWKQVFNESWRVMKNRFYDPNMHGVDWAKMKTIYEPLMDYVGDQEEMHNVVSQMIGELNASHTGISGGQGPGGDDQPRIQTRYPGFEIVPDPSGYYRVSYIYKNGPADKDYVKISVGDYILAIDDQPLKAGDNYWKYYNSVPGRKFEFTVNSKPTFEGAWKTKVEPVSGGAYTTLVYEKWVAERKALVDKLSQGEIGYLHIRQMNQPSLARFIRDLIENRFKKALIIDQRFNPGGGIDQELLQILQQRQYQYTRQRDSVVLTRPQRAFFGPMVVMQNERSTSDAEVFPDGFRTLGLGKIVGTTTYGAVIGTGSYRLMDGSQIRTPGTGLWNVKGYNLENYGVPPDVYVDNTPEDFLKGRDAQLEKAVEVLKEELKRTVVPESPTGGSARRGA
- a CDS encoding serine hydrolase; translation: MRAVKKRVFGHVHLRLAIAAIILTAGAPLQAQQPVPPLERLRANIERITRSINATWGIYIKCLETGEEIALNADQVMETMSVIKIPLMVEVFRQVEAGKLSLDDRYTLQNKDKRPGTGVLRSLDEGASLTLRDLITLMNIVSDNTATDVLLEKVGGAESVNALMRSYGLTTIRATGPTETWFAALRAAPNPAAFHREGKTAFGLASPRDIGRLLEKIVRGEAVSKKASEQMLQIMRGQIYRTRIPKYVTGYAVPHKTGDFLPFVANDVGVLENNKYHIVIVIFTANHYGVGAYLEDALARIAEQVADYYGFK